One stretch of Balneola sp. MJW-20 DNA includes these proteins:
- a CDS encoding carboxymuconolactone decarboxylase family protein produces the protein MKFRIYNTDNAPEGSKTLLENAEKNFGFIPNLLGEFAEAPAVLEGYLTLSNIVGKTSFTPAEQQLAILAASIENECDYCSAIHSVILKNNLNVDEGIVNAVRYGDSLPDEKLDALVNYTQTVVRKRGHVNQEDLSTFLDAGYSVKQVLEVNLIVTLKTLSNYTNHIAETPLDEAFQSEQISFENV, from the coding sequence ATGAAATTCAGAATATACAATACCGACAATGCACCGGAAGGTTCAAAAACTCTGCTTGAAAATGCCGAAAAGAATTTTGGCTTTATACCGAACCTGCTGGGGGAATTTGCAGAAGCACCGGCAGTACTGGAAGGATATCTAACTCTCAGTAATATAGTTGGTAAGACAAGTTTTACACCTGCTGAACAGCAACTTGCGATTTTAGCTGCAAGTATAGAGAATGAGTGTGATTATTGCAGTGCCATTCATTCTGTGATACTCAAAAATAACCTGAACGTAGATGAGGGGATCGTCAATGCAGTGCGTTACGGAGATTCGCTGCCTGATGAAAAGCTTGATGCCTTGGTCAATTATACTCAGACAGTAGTCAGGAAGAGAGGGCATGTAAATCAAGAGGATCTAAGTACTTTCCTGGATGCCGGTTATTCGGTAAAGCAGGTGCTTGAGGTGAATCTGATCGTGACGCTAAAAACACTCAGTAATTACACAAATCATATTGCTGAGACTCCATTGGATGAAGCTTTTCAGTCTGAGCAAATCAGTTTTGAAAATGTCTAG
- a CDS encoding RNA polymerase sigma factor produces MVRFFKRRSKSYQTNDDWIRALEPPPDEAALDQLRSFLIRGLKASLYKNVDRGLDDFVKDIAQDALLKILDNYKSFRGDSKFTTWAMKVAVREGYTELRKKRYKDISLEEYSRYDPDEKDVIEIEHQQAQPDQQAHESILVQKVMDIMEEELTEKQKKVLQLLMIEQIPMTVVTDMMQSNRNAIYKLVHDARMRLKSKLEREGIDHEEVLNQM; encoded by the coding sequence ATGGTCAGATTCTTCAAAAGGCGATCGAAATCATATCAGACAAATGATGACTGGATCAGAGCGCTGGAACCTCCTCCGGATGAGGCTGCATTAGATCAGCTGCGCAGTTTTCTTATACGGGGATTAAAAGCTTCCCTATACAAAAATGTAGACCGGGGACTGGATGATTTCGTTAAAGATATCGCACAGGATGCATTGCTTAAGATCCTTGATAACTACAAGAGTTTTCGGGGCGACAGTAAGTTTACTACCTGGGCAATGAAAGTAGCCGTGAGGGAGGGATATACAGAACTGCGGAAAAAACGTTATAAAGATATTTCGCTTGAGGAGTACAGCCGATATGATCCGGACGAGAAGGATGTCATTGAGATCGAACACCAACAGGCTCAGCCGGATCAGCAGGCACATGAATCCATACTTGTACAGAAAGTGATGGATATTATGGAAGAAGAACTGACTGAAAAACAAAAGAAGGTATTACAGCTTCTTATGATCGAACAGATCCCAATGACGGTAGTTACGGATATGATGCAAAGTAACCGAAATGCCATTTACAAACTGGTGCATGATGCTCGCATGAGATTGAAATCAAAACTCGAGAGGGAAGGGATCGACCATGAAGAAGTTTTAAATCAGATGTAA